A genome region from Candidatus Rokuibacteriota bacterium includes the following:
- the tadA gene encoding Flp pilus assembly complex ATPase component TadA: SLTGHLVFSTLHTNSAPETVIRLLDMGMDPFNFADALLGVLAQRLVKRVCSECKEKYHPPRKEYEELARAYGAEEFERLAKYDDAFVLYRGKGCPNCNKSGYRGRAGIHELLVATEEVKRLIQRKAPVAELLVAVKQGGMTTLVQDGVIKSLDGITDFRQVKAVAIK; encoded by the coding sequence CTCCCTCACCGGCCACCTCGTCTTCTCCACCCTCCACACCAACAGCGCCCCCGAAACCGTCATCCGCCTCCTCGACATGGGCATGGACCCCTTCAACTTCGCCGACGCCCTGCTCGGGGTCCTCGCCCAGCGCCTCGTCAAGCGCGTCTGCAGCGAGTGCAAGGAGAAATACCACCCCCCCAGGAAGGAGTACGAGGAGCTGGCCCGCGCCTACGGCGCGGAAGAGTTCGAGCGCCTCGCCAAGTACGACGACGCCTTCGTCCTCTACCGCGGCAAGGGCTGCCCCAACTGCAACAAGAGCGGCTACCGTGGCCGCGCCGGCATCCACGAGCTCCTGGTCGCCACCGAAGAGGTCAAGCGGCTCATCCAGCGCAAGGCCCCGGTCGCCGAGTTGCTCGTCGCCGTCAAACAAGGCGGCATGACGACCCTCGTTCAGGACGGCGTCATCAAGTCCCTGGACGGGATTACCGACTTCAGACAGGTCAAGGCGGTCGCGATCAAGTAG